One genomic window of Arachis stenosperma cultivar V10309 chromosome 10, arast.V10309.gnm1.PFL2, whole genome shotgun sequence includes the following:
- the LOC130955489 gene encoding (3S,6E)-nerolidol synthase 1-like isoform X3 produces MLLFKSDPYHHNQLCAMALHYSKWCFPTSFKKPHYVATTKAHLSHANQWNILQQNPRTVFQDDISINHAEKLMELKHALLSENNNSLQGMQMIDAMQRLNVDYHFQEEIHSFLQRDYVVISTTFGHGGAFAQHHLHHLALSFRLFRQQGHFVPPEVFEKFRDKEGKFRQELLVGGGGDIVKGMMELYEASQISIKGEDMLDEAGEFSCKFLKERLAYLDNDDDEGKFVRSTIGNPFHKSLPMFTARDFLRNFHGGMNSNNNNNEWFGSLKALAKMDFTLLQRLHQQEIIQISKWWTKLGLANELQYARNQPLKWYIWSLACLSDPNFSEERIDLTKSISFIYIIDDIFDVYGTLDELTLFTDAVSRWDVTVADELPDYMRICFRILYDLTNEISFKIYQKHGWDVNNFLRNAWKRLCKAFLVEAKWFASGKSPSSEEYLNNGIISSGVHIVLVHIFFMLGEGLSSENVKIIDGIPDIISSSATILRLWDDLGNAEDENQEGNDGSYVDCLLMEQKGLARKEAREEVMNMINDAWKRLNQECFFENTFPKPFTKASLNLARMVPLMYNYDNHHSLPMLEPQVKSLLYDNSLFL; encoded by the exons ATGTTATTATTCAAGTCCGATCCCTACCATCATAACCAATTGTGTGCCATGGCCCTCCATTATTCAAAATGGTGTTTCCCAACATCTTTCAAAAAGCCTCATTATGTTGCAACAACAAAGGCACATCTTTCTCATGCTAACCAATGGAACATTCTTCAGCAAAACCCAAGAACTGTTTTTCAGGATGATATAAGCATTAATCATGCAGAGAAACTGATGGAACTGAAGCATGCACTACTTAGTGAAAATAATAATTCACTGCAAGGAATGCAAATGATTGATGCAATGCAGCGTCTAAATGTTGATTACCACTTTCAAGAGGAAATTCATTCATTCTTACAGAGGGACTATGTCGTCATTTCCACCACTTTTGGTCATGGGGGTGCCTTTGCCCAACATCATCTTCATCACCTTGCTCTCTCCTTTCGTCTCTTCAGACAACAAGGTCACTTTGTGCCTCCAG AGGTGTTTGAAAAGTTCAGAGACAAGGAAGGAAAATTCAGGCAAGAACTATTagtaggaggaggaggagacaTCGTGAAGGGAATGATGGAATTGTATGAAGCCTCACAAATAAGCATTAAGGGAGAAGACATGCTAGATGAAGCTGGAGAATTCAGTTGCAAGTTCTTGAAGGAAAGGTTGGCTTACCTtgacaatgatgatgatgaaggcAAGTTTGTGAGGAGCACTATTGGAAATCCTTTCCACAAAAGCTTGCCAATGTTCACTGCCAGAGATTTCTTAAGAAACTTTCATGGTGGCAtgaatagtaataataataataatgaatggTTTGGTTCCTTAAAAGCACTTGCAAAGATGGATTTCACTTTGTTGCAACGCTTACACCAGCAGGAAATCATTCAAATCTCTAA ATGGTGGACAAAACTTGGTTTAGCCAATGAGTTACAGTATGCAAGAAATCAACCATTGAAATGGTACATTTGGTCGTTGGCATGCCTCTCAGATCCTAATTTCTCAGAAGAGAGGATTGATCTAACTAAATCAATCTCTTTCATATACATAATAGATGACATTTTCGATGTGTATGGGACTTTAGATGAACTCACTCTTTTCACTGATGCTGTTTCTAG ATGGGATGTTACAGTTGCTGATGAGTTACCAGATTACATGAGAATATGCTTTAGGATCCTCTACGATCTTACTAATGAAATCAGCTTCAAGATCTATCAAAAACATGGATGGGACGTCAACAATTTTCTTAGAAACGCA TGGAAGAGATTGTGCaaagccttcttagttgaagCAAAATGGTTTGCTTCAGGGAAGAGTCCAAGTTCCGAAGAGTACTTGAACAATGGAATAATAAGCTCTGGGGTGCATATTGTGCTGGTTCACATTTTCTTTATGTtgggtgaaggattgagcaGTGAAAATGTTAAAATCATAGACGGAATCCCAGATATAATTTCTTCTTCGGCAACTATTCTTCGCCTTTGGGATGATTTGGGAAATGCTGAG GATGAGAATCAAGAGGGCAATGATGGGTCATACGTGGATTGTTTATTGATGGAACAGAAAGGGTTGGCAAGGAAAGAAGCAAGAGAGGAAGTTATGAATATGATCAATGATGCATGGAAGAGGCTCAACCAAGAGTGCTTCTTTGAGAACACATTCCCTAAGCCATTCACTAAGGCCTCTCTCAATCTTGCAAGGATGGTTCCTTTGATGTATAATTATGACAACCACCACTCCCTTCCCATGCTTGAGCCTCAAGTCAAGTCTTTGCTTTATGAcaattctctttttctttaa
- the LOC130955489 gene encoding (3S,6E)-nerolidol synthase 1-like isoform X1, with protein MLLFKSDPYHHNQLCAMALHYSKWCFPTSFKKPHYVATTKAHLSHANQWNILQQNPRTVFQDDISINHAEKLMELKHALLSENNNSLQGMQMIDAMQRLNVDYHFQEEIHSFLQRDYVVISTTFGHGGAFAQHHLHHLALSFRLFRQQGHFVPPEVFEKFRDKEGKFRQELLVGGGGDIVKGMMELYEASQISIKGEDMLDEAGEFSCKFLKERLAYLDNDDDEGKFVRSTIGNPFHKSLPMFTARDFLRNFHGGMNSNNNNNEWFGSLKALAKMDFTLLQRLHQQEIIQISKWWTKLGLANELQYARNQPLKWYIWSLACLSDPNFSEERIDLTKSISFIYIIDDIFDVYGTLDELTLFTDAVSRWDVTVADELPDYMRICFRILYDLTNEISFKIYQKHGWDVNNFLRNAWKRLCKAFLVEAKWFASGKSPSSEEYLNNGIISSGVHIVLVHIFFMLGEGLSSENVKIIDGIPDIISSSATILRLWDDLGNAEDENQEGNDGSYVDCLLMEQKGLARKEAREEVMNMINDAWKRLNQECFFENTFPKPFTKASLNLARMVPLMYNYDNHHSLPMLEPQICSFFFSRSFLWFLRSFFFSPFSLVSSSSFTLVPLSVTPASFSI; from the exons ATGTTATTATTCAAGTCCGATCCCTACCATCATAACCAATTGTGTGCCATGGCCCTCCATTATTCAAAATGGTGTTTCCCAACATCTTTCAAAAAGCCTCATTATGTTGCAACAACAAAGGCACATCTTTCTCATGCTAACCAATGGAACATTCTTCAGCAAAACCCAAGAACTGTTTTTCAGGATGATATAAGCATTAATCATGCAGAGAAACTGATGGAACTGAAGCATGCACTACTTAGTGAAAATAATAATTCACTGCAAGGAATGCAAATGATTGATGCAATGCAGCGTCTAAATGTTGATTACCACTTTCAAGAGGAAATTCATTCATTCTTACAGAGGGACTATGTCGTCATTTCCACCACTTTTGGTCATGGGGGTGCCTTTGCCCAACATCATCTTCATCACCTTGCTCTCTCCTTTCGTCTCTTCAGACAACAAGGTCACTTTGTGCCTCCAG AGGTGTTTGAAAAGTTCAGAGACAAGGAAGGAAAATTCAGGCAAGAACTATTagtaggaggaggaggagacaTCGTGAAGGGAATGATGGAATTGTATGAAGCCTCACAAATAAGCATTAAGGGAGAAGACATGCTAGATGAAGCTGGAGAATTCAGTTGCAAGTTCTTGAAGGAAAGGTTGGCTTACCTtgacaatgatgatgatgaaggcAAGTTTGTGAGGAGCACTATTGGAAATCCTTTCCACAAAAGCTTGCCAATGTTCACTGCCAGAGATTTCTTAAGAAACTTTCATGGTGGCAtgaatagtaataataataataatgaatggTTTGGTTCCTTAAAAGCACTTGCAAAGATGGATTTCACTTTGTTGCAACGCTTACACCAGCAGGAAATCATTCAAATCTCTAA ATGGTGGACAAAACTTGGTTTAGCCAATGAGTTACAGTATGCAAGAAATCAACCATTGAAATGGTACATTTGGTCGTTGGCATGCCTCTCAGATCCTAATTTCTCAGAAGAGAGGATTGATCTAACTAAATCAATCTCTTTCATATACATAATAGATGACATTTTCGATGTGTATGGGACTTTAGATGAACTCACTCTTTTCACTGATGCTGTTTCTAG ATGGGATGTTACAGTTGCTGATGAGTTACCAGATTACATGAGAATATGCTTTAGGATCCTCTACGATCTTACTAATGAAATCAGCTTCAAGATCTATCAAAAACATGGATGGGACGTCAACAATTTTCTTAGAAACGCA TGGAAGAGATTGTGCaaagccttcttagttgaagCAAAATGGTTTGCTTCAGGGAAGAGTCCAAGTTCCGAAGAGTACTTGAACAATGGAATAATAAGCTCTGGGGTGCATATTGTGCTGGTTCACATTTTCTTTATGTtgggtgaaggattgagcaGTGAAAATGTTAAAATCATAGACGGAATCCCAGATATAATTTCTTCTTCGGCAACTATTCTTCGCCTTTGGGATGATTTGGGAAATGCTGAG GATGAGAATCAAGAGGGCAATGATGGGTCATACGTGGATTGTTTATTGATGGAACAGAAAGGGTTGGCAAGGAAAGAAGCAAGAGAGGAAGTTATGAATATGATCAATGATGCATGGAAGAGGCTCAACCAAGAGTGCTTCTTTGAGAACACATTCCCTAAGCCATTCACTAAGGCCTCTCTCAATCTTGCAAGGATGGTTCCTTTGATGTATAATTATGACAACCACCACTCCCTTCCCATGCTTGAGCCTCAA
- the LOC130955489 gene encoding (3S,6E)-nerolidol synthase 1-like isoform X2, whose amino-acid sequence MLLFKSDPYHHNQLCAMALHYSKWCFPTSFKKPHYVATTKAHLSHANQWNILQQNPRTVFQDDISINHAEKLMELKHALLSENNNSLQGMQMIDAMQRLNVDYHFQEEIHSFLQRDYVVISTTFGHGGAFAQHHLHHLALSFRLFRQQGHFVPPEVFEKFRDKEGKFRQELLVGGGGDIVKGMMELYEASQISIKGEDMLDEAGEFSCKFLKERLAYLDNDDDEGKFVRSTIGNPFHKSLPMFTARDFLRNFHGGMNSNNNNNEWFGSLKALAKMDFTLLQRLHQQEIIQISKWWTKLGLANELQYARNQPLKWYIWSLACLSDPNFSEERIDLTKSISFIYIIDDIFDVYGTLDELTLFTDAVSRWDVTVADELPDYMRICFRILYDLTNEISFKIYQKHGWDVNNFLRNAWKRLCKAFLVEAKWFASGKSPSSEEYLNNGIISSGVHIVLVHIFFMLGEGLSSENVKIIDGIPDIISSSATILRLWDDLGNAEDENQEGNDGSYVDCLLMEQKGLARKEAREEVMNMINDAWKRLNQECFFENTFPKPFTKASLNLARMVPLMYNYDNHHSLPMLEPQICSFFFSRSFLWFLRSFFFSPFSLVSSSSFT is encoded by the exons ATGTTATTATTCAAGTCCGATCCCTACCATCATAACCAATTGTGTGCCATGGCCCTCCATTATTCAAAATGGTGTTTCCCAACATCTTTCAAAAAGCCTCATTATGTTGCAACAACAAAGGCACATCTTTCTCATGCTAACCAATGGAACATTCTTCAGCAAAACCCAAGAACTGTTTTTCAGGATGATATAAGCATTAATCATGCAGAGAAACTGATGGAACTGAAGCATGCACTACTTAGTGAAAATAATAATTCACTGCAAGGAATGCAAATGATTGATGCAATGCAGCGTCTAAATGTTGATTACCACTTTCAAGAGGAAATTCATTCATTCTTACAGAGGGACTATGTCGTCATTTCCACCACTTTTGGTCATGGGGGTGCCTTTGCCCAACATCATCTTCATCACCTTGCTCTCTCCTTTCGTCTCTTCAGACAACAAGGTCACTTTGTGCCTCCAG AGGTGTTTGAAAAGTTCAGAGACAAGGAAGGAAAATTCAGGCAAGAACTATTagtaggaggaggaggagacaTCGTGAAGGGAATGATGGAATTGTATGAAGCCTCACAAATAAGCATTAAGGGAGAAGACATGCTAGATGAAGCTGGAGAATTCAGTTGCAAGTTCTTGAAGGAAAGGTTGGCTTACCTtgacaatgatgatgatgaaggcAAGTTTGTGAGGAGCACTATTGGAAATCCTTTCCACAAAAGCTTGCCAATGTTCACTGCCAGAGATTTCTTAAGAAACTTTCATGGTGGCAtgaatagtaataataataataatgaatggTTTGGTTCCTTAAAAGCACTTGCAAAGATGGATTTCACTTTGTTGCAACGCTTACACCAGCAGGAAATCATTCAAATCTCTAA ATGGTGGACAAAACTTGGTTTAGCCAATGAGTTACAGTATGCAAGAAATCAACCATTGAAATGGTACATTTGGTCGTTGGCATGCCTCTCAGATCCTAATTTCTCAGAAGAGAGGATTGATCTAACTAAATCAATCTCTTTCATATACATAATAGATGACATTTTCGATGTGTATGGGACTTTAGATGAACTCACTCTTTTCACTGATGCTGTTTCTAG ATGGGATGTTACAGTTGCTGATGAGTTACCAGATTACATGAGAATATGCTTTAGGATCCTCTACGATCTTACTAATGAAATCAGCTTCAAGATCTATCAAAAACATGGATGGGACGTCAACAATTTTCTTAGAAACGCA TGGAAGAGATTGTGCaaagccttcttagttgaagCAAAATGGTTTGCTTCAGGGAAGAGTCCAAGTTCCGAAGAGTACTTGAACAATGGAATAATAAGCTCTGGGGTGCATATTGTGCTGGTTCACATTTTCTTTATGTtgggtgaaggattgagcaGTGAAAATGTTAAAATCATAGACGGAATCCCAGATATAATTTCTTCTTCGGCAACTATTCTTCGCCTTTGGGATGATTTGGGAAATGCTGAG GATGAGAATCAAGAGGGCAATGATGGGTCATACGTGGATTGTTTATTGATGGAACAGAAAGGGTTGGCAAGGAAAGAAGCAAGAGAGGAAGTTATGAATATGATCAATGATGCATGGAAGAGGCTCAACCAAGAGTGCTTCTTTGAGAACACATTCCCTAAGCCATTCACTAAGGCCTCTCTCAATCTTGCAAGGATGGTTCCTTTGATGTATAATTATGACAACCACCACTCCCTTCCCATGCTTGAGCCTCAA